The sequence AGAAGAAAACGGTAAGAAAGTCTTCATAATTTCCCTCCGGAACGACCAGTACAGGGTTGACGGGAACGTTATTGAGTTGAGGCGCCTCGGGAAGTTTGAAAGACTGAGGATTCAATTCAAGGGAAGAATTTACCTTAAGGGGAAACAGGGACGGCTTGAGATACAGTATGATCCCGTTAAAAGAAAATGGTACGCTCACATCAACATCACGGTGGAAGAAAAACTAATCAACGGCGAGTGGGTTGAAGTCCCAAGAGAACCATTGGGAAACCTCTCTACTGGCATTGATTTGGGAGTGAACAATTTAATGGCGGTCTACGTTGAGAGCGGTGAAAGCTTCCTCGTGAACGGCAGGCCCTTAAAGAGCATAGCCTTCTACTGGCGGAGGAGAATAGCCGAGTATCAGTCAAAACTCAACAAAAGCGGCGCGAAAAAGAGTATGAAACTCAAAAGAATGCACGAGAAGGCTAAGCTCCAAGCCAAGCACTACATTAACACGGCAGTCAGGCAGACTGTCGAGAGGCTGTATCACCTTGGAGTTTCGAGGATTGTTGTTGGTTATCCCAAAGGAATTGCCAGAAACTCTGATAATGGTAAAAAGCAGAATTTTCTCCTCTCCCACGTTTGGCGGTTCAATTATGTTATCAAACGCTTGAAGGAAGTGGCTGAGGAGTATGGTATTCAGGTTTTGCTTGTTAATGAGGCTTTTACTTCTCAGTTTTGTCCCCTCTGCGGCCAACGCCATCCTGATGGGAGGATTTTCAGGGGTTTGTTTAAGTGCCGTGGAGAGGGCGTTGTCTTGAATGCGGATTTGGTTGGAGCGTTTAATATTTTGAGGAAGGTTGTGAAAACCATAACCCCGAGCCTGTCGGGTTTGACGGCGGGTAGGGGTAATTGGGGGAAGGCCCTCCCGGAGGGGTTCTCCGAACCCCCTTCAAAAGGGGTGATGAGGATTACCCCTCGAACCTCCCCGCCATTAGCGAGGGGTTAACTCGTTGGAACCCTCGCCCTTCAGGCCGAGGAGGAGGTCATCATCCACCCGGTGTTCTTTTACGTCCTACAATGAACAATAGTGGCAAAGTTTAAATATTTCACCATCGGTGATATATTCTGACCATCTGGTGGTGATTGCCATGGCCAGAAAGGTGTTGGTGGCAATTCTAGTACTTCTGGTCTTTCTCAGCGCCTCGGCAGTTCCGGCAAAGGCGGAAACCCTTGAAAACGGCGGCGTCATAATGCAGGCCTTCTACTGGGACGTCCCAGGTGGAGGAATCTGGTGGGACACCATAGCCCAGAAGATACCAGACTGGGCGAGTGCCGGGATTTCGGCAATATGGATTCCCCCCGCGAGCAAGGGCATGAGCGGCGGCTATTCTATAGGCTACGACCCCTACGACTTCTTCGACCTCGGCGAGTACTACCAGAAGGGAACCGTTGAGACCCGCTTCGGCTCGAAGGGAGAGCTTGTGAACATGATAAACACGGCCCACGCCTACGGCATAAAGGTCATAGCGGACATCGTCATAAACCACCGCGCGGGCGGAGACCTCGAGTGGAACCCCTTCGTCGGGGACTACACATGGACGGACTTCTCGGGGGTTGCCTCCGGCAAGTACACCGCCAACTACCTCGACTTCCACCCGAACGAGCTTCACGCGGGCGATTCCGGAACCTTTGGCGGCTATCCGGACATATGCCACGACAAGAGCTGGGACCAGTACTGGCTCTGGGCCAGCAACGAAAGCTATGCCGCCTACCTCCGGAGCATCGGCGTTGATGCATGGCGCTTCGACTACGTCAAGGGCTACGGAGCGTGGGTGGTCAAAGACTGGCTGAACTGGTGGGGAGGCTGGGCCGTAGGAGAATACTGGGATACCAACGTTGATGCCCTCCTCAACTGGGCCTACTCCAGCGGCGCCAAGGTCTTTGACTTCGCCCTTTACTACAAGATGGACGAGGCCTTCGATAACAACAACATCCCCGCCCTCGTCGATGCCCTCAGGAACGGCCAGACCGTAGTCAGCCGCGACCCGTTCAAGGCGGTGACCTTCGTCGCCAACCACGACACGGACATAATCTGGAACAAGTACCCGGCCTACGCGTTCATTCTCACCTACGAGGGACAGCCGACAATATTCTACCGCGACTACGAGGAGTGGCTCAACAAGGACAAACTCAAGAACCTCATCTGGATACACGACAACCTCGCAGGAGGTAGCACCGACATAGTCTACTACGATAACGATGAGCTCATCTTCGTCAGGAACGGCTACGGGAGCAAGCCGGGGCTGATAGCCTACATCAACCTCGGCTCAAGCAAGGCCGGAAGGTGGGTCTACGTTCCGAAGTTCGCCGGTTCGTGCATACACGAATACACCGGCAACCTCGGCGGCTGGGTTGACAAGTGGGTGGACTCAAACGGCTGGGTCTATCTCGAGGCTCCTGCCCACGACCCGGCCAACGGCGGGTACGGCTACTCCGTCTGGAGCTACTGTGGGGTGGGCTGAAGTCTCCCACTCCAGTTGTTTCCATTCTTCCCGTTTCTGTTTACGACGACACTTGATTGGCTCCCTTTCTCGCGAATCCGGGCCAGAGAAACTCAAAAATCCCACTGAGAAGCCAGGCCGTGAAGAACATCATCATTTCCTTAGAAACGCCATGAACATTCCCCTCAAGGAGGGAGTACTCCGCCCCAACAAGAACCACTAAAGCAGTATACAGAAGGACGTTCCGGAGTAAAAAGGCCCTGTCCAGTTTCCCGTTCCGGAACTCCCAGGCGCGGGGGAGGATAACACCCGCAACCCAGAGAAAGACCAGAACGAGCATTGTCTCAGGGGAGAACCCCCTGACTGCAAGGATAACGACCGGAACCGACATCATCGTCCTAACCACATTTTTGGATACCATTTTTCATCACCCGTCGTTTTTTAGTATTTGTGACCCGTCCTATCTATTATCCACAAGGCCGAGCGTTTCTTTAGCCCCCAACGCCAGCCAACCCTGAAGAGCAGTAGCGTCCAGAGGAGCGAGATTACCGCGGTGGAGTACGGATAAAACCTGAAAACCCACACGAAGATGTTAGACGCCGGAACCACCCCGGAGAACACGAACCACAGCCTGCTCTCCAGCGAGCAGTACTCAGAATCCCTGTAGGCGGAGCACATGAGCCATTCTAAAGTTGAAGAAGCCAGCCAGAAGAAACCAGTAATAAGAAGGGCCTCCGGATAAAACCCCTCACTCCCGAAGTAACCACCAAGGAGTGCTAAAACCAGCTCGGCAATCCACCAGCGGAAAAATAAGATGGAAGGAACCTCAGTTCCGTAGAGCTTCATTTTCACCACCGTTAGCACTGTTAGATAGATTCCACTTTGAATATCCTCTCTTTTTCCTCTTTGCTGAAGGGATAACCAGCATCGGTGAGGAGCTTTGCCGCCAGCAGTGCAAAGAGAAAGCCTGCCAAGCCAAGGAGTATGAGGTTTCCATCAAACCATCTTCCCAGTATTGCGGCAGTTATTGGTATGAAACCTATCATATATCGCGCGGCCAGGAGATTGTTGGCTATTCTGTCGGCTTCTCTTGGAGGATACACCTTCGACAGCGTTTGCCACTCATCACGGTAAAAAGAAAGAATGATGGGAGTCATTGCAAGCAACCATAGGATGCCATACTTAACACCCACTTCTGGAGCATACTTTCCAAAGAGCACCACCAATACCTCCGCCGCAACCAACCGTGTAAGAAAATTATGGATGAACTTTCTGTTGTGAATGTACCCCCTCATAATGCTCCCCCGAATCTGAGGTTTTATCTAGAAGTTTTACATTTCAAATCACGAACATATCGTGAAATGCGTTTTGAGATTTTCCACGGTTCTCTCGAAATGTCGATGGGTGTTATGAACTTTGCGTGAAGATAAGCCAAGATTGCCGCGCTCAGAAGGACTAAGAGTACTGAAAGGAGTATGCTGAATTTGTAGAAGAACCACGCTCCAAGAATAGACTATGGGGAATAGAAGGAATACTTCCACAACTCCCCTGTCAACGTAAGCCTCTGTCTCCTTAATAGCAACCTCTACAGTTTTGCCCTCTTCCCTGAGCTTTTTGCCGATCACAGAACGGTAAAGTGTAAAGTACTGTAACACTGAGAGAAGTGGAAAAAGGACCAAGACAAACTTAACCACCCTCCAGAAAGAGCCTGCGACTGCGAACGCACCAAATAGAAAGCCAAGACCCACAAATGCCACAAATCCCCTAACCCAATTGTCCACGAACAGTATCTCCCTAAAGTTCGATTCGTTCACTTTCATCTTGAAGCCTCCATACCCGGTTTAACACCATAGAACCATTATCCCCAATGACTCCCTGCCGTCACTCCAAGCAGGAGCAGTCCCAGGAGGACTGCCACCAATGGACGCCACTTCAAGTGATTCACCTCTAAGGGTTTTCATCTGGATATCAAATCCAAGTCCTTAAAAGTTTTTCTTTTTAGTAGTAATTTACAATCAAAACAGAAAAAGATTTTAACTGTCTTCAAATGGCCCCATTTGATGAAACAATATTGAGTTAAAAGAGAACCCAAATAAGTCCCTCAGCTCAACCCGCACCACTCTTCCTTTACCATAACAACCTCGTCGGTGAGGTATGTCCCGTTAACGACTTCCAGGGTGCACAGGAGAGTCCCGTTTTTGCCCGTGATCTCCGCGAAAATCCCCCACGTTCTTCCAAGGATTTCAACGCTCTCGTTCACGCAGGTTGTCTCGTTTGAAGCCTGGAAGAGAAAGTAAACGATGGAGTTCCTTTCAATTTTGTAGCCAAGGTAAGTGCCATTGATGCAGGAACTCAGGGTTATCCTCCGCCGCAGGGCGTCTTCAAGGGTCGGGAAGCAGTGCCCGTCGTCGAGGACGAAGCGTCCGTCCTCAAAGACCGCCCTGCAGTAGAGCACATCTCCGTCGCGTATCTCCGCCACCACGTAATCGACGGGAAGGTCAAAGGCCTTCACGAGCCGAAAGTCCCTTCCACCTCCGCCGGAGCGCCTGAACTTGAAGAGCGCCACGTGGGTAACCCCGTTGGGATAGCCTGCCATAAGCTCCGCACCCTCAAACTCCA is a genomic window of Thermococcus celericrescens containing:
- a CDS encoding RNA-guided endonuclease InsQ/TnpB family protein → MKRSVTVKLQPSKEQEKILSELAHATAVIWNRLNYQRLKQFKEFGKIDFNGTENKAYHEFKNWIGGSTVQQLARKNAESWRSFFQLNKKKKSGGLPEWFRPKPPGFVREENGKKVFIISLRNDQYRVDGNVIELRRLGKFERLRIQFKGRIYLKGKQGRLEIQYDPVKRKWYAHINITVEEKLINGEWVEVPREPLGNLSTGIDLGVNNLMAVYVESGESFLVNGRPLKSIAFYWRRRIAEYQSKLNKSGAKKSMKLKRMHEKAKLQAKHYINTAVRQTVERLYHLGVSRIVVGYPKGIARNSDNGKKQNFLLSHVWRFNYVIKRLKEVAEEYGIQVLLVNEAFTSQFCPLCGQRHPDGRIFRGLFKCRGEGVVLNADLVGAFNILRKVVKTITPSLSGLTAGRGNWGKALPEGFSEPPSKGVMRITPRTSPPLARG
- a CDS encoding alpha-amylase; amino-acid sequence: MARKVLVAILVLLVFLSASAVPAKAETLENGGVIMQAFYWDVPGGGIWWDTIAQKIPDWASAGISAIWIPPASKGMSGGYSIGYDPYDFFDLGEYYQKGTVETRFGSKGELVNMINTAHAYGIKVIADIVINHRAGGDLEWNPFVGDYTWTDFSGVASGKYTANYLDFHPNELHAGDSGTFGGYPDICHDKSWDQYWLWASNESYAAYLRSIGVDAWRFDYVKGYGAWVVKDWLNWWGGWAVGEYWDTNVDALLNWAYSSGAKVFDFALYYKMDEAFDNNNIPALVDALRNGQTVVSRDPFKAVTFVANHDTDIIWNKYPAYAFILTYEGQPTIFYRDYEEWLNKDKLKNLIWIHDNLAGGSTDIVYYDNDELIFVRNGYGSKPGLIAYINLGSSKAGRWVYVPKFAGSCIHEYTGNLGGWVDKWVDSNGWVYLEAPAHDPANGGYGYSVWSYCGVG